A single genomic interval of Streptomyces sp. 1222.5 harbors:
- a CDS encoding acetyl-CoA C-acetyltransferase, whose amino-acid sequence MPSGTNSSVIVAGARTPMGRLLGSLKSFSGADLGGFAIKAALDRAGIGGDQVQYVIMGQVLQAGAGQIPARQAAVKAGIPMSVPALTINKVCLSGLDAIALADQLIRAGEFDIVVAGGQESMTNAPHLLPKSREGFKYGAVEMLDAMAYDGLTDSFEGIAMGESTEKHNTRLGIARPEQDEIAALSHQRAAAAQKNGVFEAEITPVEIPQRKGEPVVFSKDEGIRGDTTAESLGKLRPAFAKDGTITAGSASQISDGAAAVVVMSKAKAEELGLEWLAEIGAHGNVAGPDNSLQSQPSNAIRHALKKDGLEVGDLDLIEINEAFAAVAVQSMKDLGVSTEKVNVNGGAIALGHPIGMSGARLVLHLALELKRRGGGVGAAALCGGGGQGDALIVRVPKA is encoded by the coding sequence ATGCCTTCTGGAACGAACAGCTCGGTGATCGTCGCGGGCGCGCGTACGCCCATGGGACGACTGCTCGGCTCGCTCAAGTCCTTCTCCGGAGCCGACCTCGGCGGCTTCGCGATCAAGGCCGCCCTCGACCGTGCGGGGATCGGCGGCGACCAGGTGCAGTACGTGATCATGGGCCAGGTGCTCCAGGCCGGGGCGGGTCAGATCCCGGCCCGCCAGGCCGCCGTCAAGGCCGGTATCCCGATGAGCGTGCCGGCGCTCACCATCAACAAGGTCTGTCTGTCCGGCCTGGACGCCATCGCGCTGGCGGACCAGCTGATCCGCGCCGGCGAGTTCGACATCGTCGTGGCGGGCGGACAGGAGTCCATGACCAACGCCCCGCACCTGCTGCCGAAGTCCCGCGAGGGCTTCAAGTACGGCGCGGTCGAGATGCTCGACGCGATGGCGTACGACGGTCTGACCGACTCCTTCGAGGGCATCGCCATGGGCGAGTCCACGGAGAAGCACAACACGCGCCTCGGTATCGCGCGCCCCGAGCAGGACGAGATCGCCGCCCTGTCCCACCAGCGGGCCGCCGCCGCGCAGAAGAACGGCGTCTTCGAGGCCGAGATCACCCCCGTGGAGATCCCGCAGCGCAAGGGCGAGCCGGTCGTCTTCAGCAAGGACGAGGGCATCCGCGGCGACACCACCGCGGAGTCGCTCGGCAAGCTGCGCCCGGCCTTCGCCAAGGACGGCACGATCACCGCGGGCTCCGCCTCGCAGATCTCCGACGGCGCGGCGGCCGTGGTCGTCATGAGCAAGGCCAAGGCCGAGGAGCTGGGCCTGGAGTGGCTCGCGGAGATCGGTGCCCACGGCAACGTGGCCGGCCCGGACAACTCCCTGCAGTCCCAGCCGTCGAACGCCATCCGGCACGCCCTGAAGAAGGACGGCCTGGAGGTCGGCGACCTCGACCTCATCGAGATCAACGAGGCCTTCGCCGCGGTCGCCGTGCAGTCAATGAAGGACCTCGGCGTGTCCACGGAAAAGGTGAACGTCAACGGCGGCGCGATCGCGCTGGGCCACCCGATCGGCATGTCCGGCGCCCGTCTCGTGCTGCACTTGGCGCTGGAGCTCAAGCGGCGTGGCGGCGGTGTCGGCGCGGCCGCGCTGTGCGGTGGCGGCGGCCAGGGCGACGCGCTGATCGTCCGGGTTCCGAAGGCCTGA
- the meaB gene encoding methylmalonyl Co-A mutase-associated GTPase MeaB, translating into MQDVSSLVAQAREGRPRAVARLISLVEGASPQLREVMAALAPLTGNAYVVGLTGSPGVGKSTSTSALVTAYRKQGKRVGVLAVDPSSPFSGGALLGDRVRMSEHASDPGVYIRSMATRGHLGGLAWAAPQAIRVLDAAGCDVVLVETVGVGQSEVEIASQADTSVVLLAPGMGDGIQAAKAGILEIGDVYVVNKADRDGADATARELNHMLGLGEARAAGDWRPPIVKTVAARAEGVDEVVEALEKHRAWMEERGVLAERRRARAAREVETIAVTALRERIGDLHGDRRLSALSERIVAGELDPYRAADELVAGLTEG; encoded by the coding sequence ATGCAGGACGTCTCCTCTCTGGTGGCCCAGGCCAGGGAAGGCCGACCGCGGGCCGTGGCCCGGCTCATCTCCCTGGTGGAGGGGGCGTCCCCGCAGCTCAGGGAGGTCATGGCGGCACTGGCCCCGCTGACCGGCAACGCGTACGTCGTCGGTCTCACGGGCTCGCCCGGCGTCGGCAAGTCGACCTCCACCTCCGCGCTCGTCACGGCGTATCGCAAACAGGGCAAACGGGTCGGCGTCCTGGCCGTCGACCCGTCGTCCCCGTTCTCCGGGGGCGCCCTGCTCGGTGACCGGGTCCGGATGTCGGAGCACGCCTCCGACCCGGGCGTCTACATCCGCTCGATGGCCACCCGCGGTCATCTGGGCGGCCTGGCCTGGGCGGCGCCGCAGGCGATCCGCGTGCTGGACGCGGCGGGCTGCGACGTGGTCCTGGTGGAGACGGTCGGTGTCGGCCAGTCGGAGGTGGAGATCGCCTCCCAGGCGGACACCTCGGTCGTCCTGCTGGCCCCCGGCATGGGCGACGGCATCCAGGCGGCGAAGGCCGGCATCCTCGAGATCGGCGACGTGTACGTCGTCAACAAGGCGGACCGGGACGGCGCCGACGCCACGGCCCGCGAGCTGAACCACATGCTGGGCCTGGGCGAGGCCCGCGCCGCCGGCGACTGGCGTCCGCCGATCGTGAAGACGGTCGCCGCGCGTGCGGAGGGGGTCGACGAGGTCGTCGAGGCCCTGGAGAAGCACCGTGCCTGGATGGAGGAGCGCGGGGTCCTCGCCGAGCGCCGCCGGGCCCGCGCGGCCCGCGAGGTGGAGACCATCGCGGTCACCGCCCTGCGCGAACGCATCGGCGACCTGCACGGGGACCGCCGGCTCAGCGCCCTCTCCGAGCGCATCGTCGCCGGTGAACTGGACCCGTACCGCGCGGCCGACGAACTGGTCGCGGGCCTGACGGAGGGCTGA